In a single window of the Maniola jurtina chromosome 4, ilManJurt1.1, whole genome shotgun sequence genome:
- the LOC123864272 gene encoding apoptosis regulatory protein Siva-like, whose product MAKRSNPYSEDYIQQSKTHIGMKQYNNKEDRLKKVYEKTLQLLFQGAKKSLQHDQLQCTDISSTEKKDGMKFKQLFIGKDGGLLHSGTLATEKKTSEQLCACRGLVVDSCGYCESALCAACQRLCAVCQLLYCSKCSLNGSEGTEICVSCYS is encoded by the exons ATGGCTAAAAGATCTAATCCTTACAGCGAAGATTATATACAACAAAGTAAAACACACATAGGAATGAAGCAATATAATAACAAGGAGGACAGGTTAAAGAAAGTTTatg AGAAAACATTGCAGTTGTTGTTCCAGGGAGCAAAGAAAAGCCTGCAACATGACCAGTTACAGTGCACTGACATCAGCTCCACTGAAAAGAAAGATGGCATGAAATTTAAGCAACTGTTTATCGGGAAGGATGGTGGACTTTTGCATTCTGGAACCTTG GCCACAGAAAAGAAGACATCAGAACAGCTCTGCGCTTGCAGAGGGCTGGTGGTTGACAGCTGCGGCTACTGTGAGAGTGCACTGTGTGCTGCGTGCCAGCGACTGTGTGCAGTGTGCCAGCTGCTGTACTGCTCTAAATGCTCCTTGAATGG GTCTGAGGGAACAGAAATATGTGTTTCATGTTACAGTTGA
- the LOC123864275 gene encoding cytochrome b5-like yields MSEEVKLFTRDELKSRNSREDAILIIHNGVYDVTKFLDEHPGGEEVLLELAGQEATEPFEDVSHSSDARSLMKKYKIGELVEADRTQSKAAFSPQWNNDQQQEQGNSWSSWLVPLVLGVAATVLYRYLFL; encoded by the exons atgAGCGAGGAAGTTAAATTATTCACAAGAGATGAGTTGAAAAGCCGAAACTCGCGGGAAGACGCGATCCTCATCATCCACAATGGCGTGTACGATGTGACTAAGTTTCTCGACGAG CATCCTGGAGGAGAAGAAGTGCTGCTGGAGCTGGCGGGACAGGAGGCCACCGAGCCCTTTGAAGACGTGAGCCACAGTTCCGATGcgag ATCGTTGATGAAAAAGTATAAGATCGGCGAGCTGGTGGAGGCGGACCGCACGCAGTCGAAAGCCGCCTTCTCTCCGCAGTGGAACAACGACCAGCAGCAGGAGCAGGGCAA CTCGTGGAGTTCGTGGCTGGTGCCGCTGGTGCTGGGCGTGGCCGCGACCGTGCTGTACCGGTACCTCTTCTTGTAG
- the LOC123864979 gene encoding CDGSH iron-sulfur domain-containing protein 3, mitochondrial, with translation MLHRNIRYNLVNNFMKSFQAGYVTKPPKPEIPSNPLKKVYAANEQLDNGIVYDRKPFKLTLEEGKTYAWCLCGRSKSQPLCDGTHKDVFLKITQRPIIFKVEKTKDYWLCNCKQTKNRPFCDGTHKSKEVMEATTIRV, from the exons ATGCTCCATCGAAACATTCGGTATAATCTAGTCAATAACTTCATGAAATCT TTTCAAGCAGGATATGTCACAAAACCACCAAAACCTGAAATTCCAAGTAATCCTTTAAAGAAAGTGTATGCAGCTAATGAGCAATTGGATAATGGAATCGTTTATGACAGGAAACCTTTCAAATTGACTCTGGAGGAAGGCAAGACCTACGCCTGGTGTCTGTGCGGTAGATCCAAGTCACAGCCACTTTGCGATGGCACACATAAAGATGTGTTTCTAAAGATTACACAAAG ACCTATTATATTCAAAGTGGAGAAAACGAAGGACTATTGGCTTTGTAACTGCAAGCAGACAAAGAACAGACCTTTTTGTGACGGAACACACAAGAGCAAGGAAGTGATGGAAGCCACAACTATTAGAGTTTAG